The Odocoileus virginianus isolate 20LAN1187 ecotype Illinois chromosome 3, Ovbor_1.2, whole genome shotgun sequence genome includes a window with the following:
- the PGPEP1 gene encoding pyroglutamyl-peptidase 1 isoform X8: MEDQLVVHVGVSGMATAVTLEKCGHNKGYKGLDNCRFCPGSHCCVEDGPESIDSIIDMDAVCERVTTLGLDVSVTISQDAGRYLCDFTYYTSLYQSHGRSAFVHVPPLGKPYNADQLGRALRAIIEEMLDLLEQSEGKINCCHEH; this comes from the exons ATGGAGGACCAG CTGGTGGTGCACGTAGGCGTGTCAGGCATGGCAACCGCAGTCACGCTGGAGAAGTGTGGACACAACAAGGGTTACAAGGGCCTGGACAACTGCCGATTCTGCCCCGGCTCCCACTGCTGTGTGGAGGACGGGCCTGAGAGCATTGACTCCATCATCGACATGGATGCTGTATGTGAGAGGGTCACTACACTGGGCTTAGATGTGTCAGTGACCATTTCACAAGATGCAGGCAG GTACCTCTGCGACTTCACCTACTATACCTCGCTGTACCAGAGTCACGGCCGCTCGGCCTTTGTCCATGTGCCCCCTCTGGGCAAGCCGTACAATGCAGACCAGCTGGGCCGGGCACTTCGGGCCATCATTGAGGAGATGCTGGACCTCCTAGAGCAATCAGAAGGCAAAATCAACTGTTGCCATGAACACTGA